From Schistocerca gregaria isolate iqSchGreg1 chromosome 10, iqSchGreg1.2, whole genome shotgun sequence, one genomic window encodes:
- the LOC126293231 gene encoding uncharacterized protein LOC126293231 gives MSLNYINLTVTIVDSHIPFNTHEKKYSDNVIPGHSTHPQAPKNGRGSFKSTSWHGYPPYPEALETELVTLETIGDAVDDEPMAVISVPYIGKISCKLGLLLKTYVFGVAFSTKNNLKKNLIHSLQVAGDKLSQSGVYKITCRDWPKYYIGQTVRALATRYKDHIITRSGRATRSSTFAKHLVQMSHSPNPLGRKRVASVCT, from the exons ATGTCCTTGAATTATATAAATCTCACCGTCACTATAGTGGACAGCCACATTCCTTTTAATACACATGAAAAAAAATATTCTGATAACGTTATTCCTGGTCACTCTACACATCCGCAAGCCCCAAAGAACGGCCGTGGTTCATTCAAGTCTACGTCGTGGCATGGCTATCCTCCTTATCCGGAGGCGCTAGAAACTGAATTAGTTACTCTGGAAACTATCG GTGATGCAGTAGATGACGAACCAATGGCAGTTATATCTGTTCCTTACATAGGTAAAATAAGTTGCAAATTAGGACTTTTACTTAAAACCTATGTATTTGGAGTAGCCTTCTCCACTAAGAATAATTTGAAAAAGAACCTAATCCACTCTTTACAAGTTGCAGGTGATAAACTTTCGCAGTCTGGGGTTTACAAAATTACTTGCCGTGACTGGCCGaaatattatatcggtcaaacagttCGAGCGCTAGCTACTAGATATAAGGATCACATTATCACCAGAAGTGGTAGGGCTACGCGAAGTTCCACCTTCGCTAAACATCTCGTACAAATGTCTCACTCGCCTAATCCCCTCGGCCGGAAACGAGTTGCTTCAGTCTGCACTTAG